From a single Micromonospora pallida genomic region:
- a CDS encoding LuxR family transcriptional regulator codes for MGTPAAAGVTEELEPGPLDGDGTEQALRNLLGAEVDQKLVDFAAGAGGNPRLLAELALGLVAEGLVRENGGVVQLVEPRVPRRLLEFVVSRLGELSANCQQFLKVAAALGRSFMLADVSSLLGRSSATLLTVLDEAMAAGFVVAVERQLAFQSEFVLLGIIESIPVPARDALRSEAMTLSGRGAQSYESLWMTERPTDGVDREGVGGACSRAHRLIMNGDAAAGVRVAERMLATPGMSPADRLDAEASVILGYFLLGRKEAEKVAQKVLWERGAAPGDVAALMALAVRSNLLWRAGKLAESLSLGRAAVHNSENVDPVWRFHFQLALAGKLANLRDFDKAESLIADAEAGLRGLPTPVWTAAPAVMRSRLSLQAGRIGEARREAELATSAAGQDAVPMLRPLAYSVLSTASFYLGDLPAAVDYLRRAHSAVASQVVLDSVQYAWADMLITVKREGPRAAAQLLSGRYGHLPTQRSLYIEDPSAAAFLVRLARDVGDSDLERSVLETVDGLAGDNPGISVIGLTAMHAKALANSASAALALIIVQSPDPISVALATEELAKLYAARTPLAARRTDPAYSEEVGPDTAACWSVLSDMERRIAYLVSVGLTNRQIAKQVHLSAHTVNYHLRKIYRKLGINTRVELAHGAASYSSKVAIYSMGDDENSGHIAGEAV; via the coding sequence GTGGGCACACCGGCCGCTGCGGGAGTCACCGAGGAACTGGAACCGGGTCCGCTGGATGGGGATGGCACCGAGCAGGCCCTGCGTAACCTCCTCGGGGCTGAGGTGGACCAGAAGCTGGTTGATTTCGCGGCCGGGGCCGGCGGGAATCCGCGCCTGCTGGCCGAACTCGCGCTCGGTCTCGTGGCGGAGGGGCTGGTAAGGGAAAACGGTGGCGTGGTCCAATTGGTCGAACCCCGCGTTCCGCGTCGCCTCCTCGAATTCGTGGTGAGCCGGTTGGGTGAGCTGAGCGCGAACTGTCAGCAGTTCCTCAAGGTCGCGGCGGCACTGGGCAGATCGTTCATGCTGGCGGACGTGTCCAGTCTGCTGGGCCGATCCTCGGCTACCCTGCTCACCGTACTGGACGAGGCGATGGCGGCGGGGTTCGTCGTCGCGGTCGAGCGGCAACTCGCGTTCCAGAGCGAGTTCGTCCTGCTGGGGATCATCGAGTCGATCCCGGTTCCCGCGCGCGACGCCCTGCGGAGTGAGGCGATGACTCTCTCCGGGAGAGGCGCCCAGTCGTACGAGAGCCTGTGGATGACCGAGCGTCCGACCGACGGTGTGGACAGGGAGGGCGTGGGCGGAGCGTGCTCGAGGGCGCACCGGCTGATAATGAACGGAGACGCGGCAGCCGGGGTACGTGTCGCGGAGCGCATGCTCGCCACCCCGGGCATGTCGCCTGCCGACCGGCTCGACGCGGAGGCATCGGTAATTCTGGGTTACTTCCTGCTCGGCAGGAAGGAAGCGGAGAAGGTCGCCCAGAAGGTTCTGTGGGAACGAGGGGCCGCGCCGGGGGACGTCGCCGCACTGATGGCGTTGGCGGTGCGTTCCAATCTGCTCTGGCGGGCGGGAAAGCTGGCGGAGAGCCTGAGCCTGGGGCGTGCCGCGGTGCACAACAGCGAAAATGTCGATCCGGTCTGGCGTTTCCACTTCCAGCTCGCGCTGGCCGGAAAACTCGCGAACCTCCGTGACTTCGACAAGGCCGAGTCGCTGATCGCCGATGCGGAGGCCGGCCTGCGCGGACTGCCCACGCCGGTCTGGACGGCGGCGCCGGCGGTGATGCGGTCCCGGTTGTCCCTCCAGGCCGGGCGAATAGGAGAGGCGCGCCGGGAGGCCGAGCTGGCGACGTCCGCGGCGGGGCAGGACGCCGTTCCCATGCTTCGACCTCTCGCCTATTCCGTGCTCAGCACCGCCTCGTTCTATCTGGGAGATCTCCCCGCCGCCGTCGACTACCTGAGGCGGGCGCACAGTGCCGTGGCGAGCCAGGTGGTGCTGGACTCCGTGCAGTACGCCTGGGCGGACATGCTCATCACCGTCAAACGGGAAGGGCCCCGGGCGGCTGCCCAACTGTTGTCCGGCAGGTACGGCCATCTGCCGACGCAGCGGAGCCTGTACATCGAGGATCCGAGTGCCGCCGCGTTCCTGGTCCGGCTCGCCCGCGACGTGGGCGACAGCGACCTCGAGCGGAGCGTGCTCGAGACGGTGGACGGCCTCGCCGGTGACAACCCCGGAATCTCGGTCATCGGTCTTACCGCCATGCACGCGAAAGCGTTGGCGAACAGCGCCTCGGCTGCCCTGGCGCTCATCATCGTGCAGTCGCCGGATCCGATCTCGGTGGCCCTGGCGACCGAGGAACTCGCCAAGCTCTATGCCGCCAGAACTCCGCTGGCCGCACGGCGTACCGATCCGGCCTACTCGGAAGAGGTCGGTCCGGACACCGCCGCCTGCTGGTCCGTTCTCTCGGACATGGAGCGACGTATCGCCTACCTGGTGAGCGTGGGCCTGACGAACCGACAGATAGCCAAGCAGGTGCATCTGTCGGCGCACACCGTGAACTACCACCTCCGGAAGATCTACCGGAAGTTGGGCATCAACACCCGGGTCGAACTGGCGCACGGAGCGGCGAGCTACTCGAGCAAGGTCGCGATCTACTCGATGGGCGACGACGAGAACTCCGGCCACATCGCTGGTGAGGCCGTCTGA
- a CDS encoding AAA family ATPase, with protein MNPLVGREQVLSSLGSRLDATLRGSSSCVIVDGPFGVGKTHLLKATGVEGAERGLTVVAGRASITGQPIPIHLLINFLRRVMSGEADFDDLVRPDRNPFWVMDRVGELVESAARRHPLVVVLDDAHRIDDVSALALRGLVQSLASSPVLWLLARRPVPTQSLAQHAIDWLIDHAAVRLHLGALDDEAAAELCTSILGAKPDASVLDWAARCGGNPWLMEHVFSALIKAGQMIIIDGAASVVAERLPEGVLTAVHGLLDELSPAVRRLLVAGRGIGHTFTVEEAAALLDDSAELSSGVDEAVQVGLVRRVGPELTFTHQVVGEALQHAAFRERSAAGPALGSAAGPGTSAGDAGGDRRVPRSPAPVVRPSLASVADTRVERPGPVAPVGTSSPAPQPPAGCDNLVARAVAQLGVLFDDAPRTLARALRLLAGAGRGSEACRLADIALRPGLDAAAESQLVLELGQGLRDADSPDTAAELLQRTLARQDICELDRAKLNRAFADTAKRVRDVPDPVPAAWRGEPATPRCHGERPLWTWLVRALVAADQFEEATAVLAAVRQESEPRGETWSESLWYGHRAELLAAVGRLEEARVDAETALRLVERSAPEDAVPARLVLARISMGRGDLATASDQLRLTERLTTGDAPADRARLDWALAQFHAASGRPAMMVQTLINIEGRVVPDPLLFSEAPTAAATLVCQARQVGLGAEAERAAEFARRLAQRNPLVQSLAGAAEHAEGVLRNDPVALHRAADLHRLAGRPLAAASALEDAARVEQGVRDRTRAVRLLESALDLYLECGAQCDTDRVQQQLRHLDAPNVRRLAAERPKSGWESLTSAELRVVRAIVDGRTNREAASVLFLSPHTVDSHLRRVFSKLDINSRVELTKHFIAHEAFPPVLAVAHHPASAG; from the coding sequence ATGAATCCACTGGTAGGGCGTGAGCAGGTGCTGTCCTCGCTGGGCAGCCGGCTGGACGCCACCCTGCGGGGATCCAGCAGTTGCGTCATCGTCGACGGACCGTTCGGCGTGGGCAAGACCCACCTGCTGAAGGCCACGGGCGTGGAGGGGGCGGAACGCGGTCTGACCGTGGTCGCCGGGAGGGCCAGTATCACCGGCCAGCCGATCCCCATTCACCTGCTGATCAATTTCCTGCGACGGGTGATGTCCGGTGAAGCCGATTTCGACGATCTGGTCCGCCCGGACAGAAACCCCTTCTGGGTGATGGACCGGGTGGGTGAACTGGTCGAGAGCGCGGCCCGCAGACACCCCCTCGTGGTCGTACTGGACGACGCGCACCGGATCGACGACGTCAGTGCGCTGGCCCTCCGGGGGCTCGTCCAGTCGCTGGCCTCGTCACCGGTGCTGTGGCTGCTCGCCCGTCGACCGGTGCCCACCCAATCGCTGGCCCAGCACGCCATCGACTGGCTGATCGACCATGCCGCGGTACGGCTTCACCTCGGGGCGCTGGACGACGAGGCGGCAGCCGAGTTGTGCACCAGCATCCTCGGCGCCAAACCGGATGCGTCCGTACTCGACTGGGCGGCTCGGTGCGGCGGCAACCCGTGGCTGATGGAGCACGTGTTCAGCGCCCTCATCAAGGCCGGACAGATGATCATCATCGACGGGGCGGCCTCGGTGGTGGCCGAGCGGCTGCCCGAGGGCGTCCTCACCGCGGTGCACGGCCTGCTGGACGAGCTGTCGCCCGCGGTTCGGCGGCTGCTCGTGGCGGGCCGGGGGATCGGCCACACGTTCACGGTCGAGGAGGCGGCGGCCCTGCTCGACGATTCCGCCGAGCTGTCCTCCGGGGTCGACGAGGCGGTGCAGGTGGGCTTGGTACGACGGGTGGGCCCGGAGCTGACGTTCACCCACCAGGTGGTCGGCGAGGCACTTCAGCACGCCGCGTTCCGGGAGCGCTCCGCGGCCGGGCCCGCCCTCGGGTCGGCGGCCGGGCCGGGGACCAGCGCGGGAGACGCCGGCGGGGATCGGCGCGTACCGCGCTCGCCCGCTCCCGTGGTGCGCCCTTCCCTGGCCAGCGTGGCGGACACCCGTGTCGAACGGCCAGGCCCTGTCGCACCGGTCGGGACCTCCTCACCGGCACCCCAGCCGCCCGCCGGCTGCGACAACCTGGTGGCTCGGGCCGTCGCGCAACTGGGTGTTCTCTTCGACGACGCGCCGCGAACGCTGGCCCGTGCCCTGCGTCTGCTTGCCGGAGCGGGACGGGGCAGCGAAGCCTGCCGGCTGGCCGACATCGCCCTGCGCCCCGGTCTCGACGCGGCAGCCGAGTCGCAGTTGGTGCTCGAGCTGGGGCAGGGACTGCGGGACGCCGACAGCCCCGACACGGCGGCCGAGCTTCTCCAGCGGACGCTGGCGCGGCAGGACATCTGCGAGCTGGACCGCGCCAAGCTGAATCGGGCGTTCGCGGACACCGCGAAGCGCGTGCGCGACGTACCCGACCCGGTCCCGGCAGCGTGGCGCGGTGAGCCGGCGACGCCGCGATGCCACGGCGAACGGCCGCTCTGGACGTGGTTGGTCCGGGCGCTCGTCGCGGCCGACCAGTTCGAGGAGGCCACCGCCGTCCTCGCCGCCGTCCGGCAGGAGTCGGAGCCGCGCGGCGAGACCTGGTCGGAGTCCCTGTGGTACGGCCACCGCGCCGAACTCCTGGCTGCGGTGGGTCGACTCGAGGAGGCACGGGTCGACGCCGAGACGGCGCTTCGCCTGGTGGAGCGGTCGGCGCCGGAGGACGCCGTACCCGCGCGCCTCGTGCTGGCCCGGATCAGCATGGGTCGCGGCGATCTCGCCACGGCCAGCGACCAGTTGCGCCTGACCGAGCGGCTGACGACCGGTGACGCGCCAGCCGACCGGGCCCGCCTGGACTGGGCGCTCGCGCAGTTCCACGCCGCCAGTGGGCGCCCGGCGATGATGGTCCAGACGTTGATCAACATCGAGGGGCGGGTCGTACCCGATCCGCTGCTCTTCTCCGAGGCACCGACCGCGGCGGCGACGCTCGTTTGCCAGGCCCGGCAGGTGGGACTCGGCGCGGAGGCCGAACGGGCGGCCGAGTTCGCCCGGCGACTCGCCCAGCGCAACCCGCTGGTGCAGTCACTGGCGGGGGCCGCCGAACACGCCGAGGGCGTCCTGCGCAACGACCCGGTCGCGCTGCACCGGGCCGCTGATCTCCATCGGCTCGCCGGACGCCCGCTGGCGGCGGCCAGCGCGCTCGAGGACGCGGCGCGGGTCGAACAGGGCGTGCGGGACCGGACCCGGGCGGTTCGGCTCCTCGAGTCCGCCCTGGATCTCTATCTGGAATGCGGCGCGCAGTGCGACACAGACCGGGTGCAGCAGCAGCTTCGTCATCTCGACGCGCCCAACGTCCGTCGGCTCGCTGCGGAGCGGCCCAAGTCCGGCTGGGAGAGCCTCACGAGCGCGGAGCTGCGCGTCGTACGGGCAATCGTCGACGGCCGGACCAACCGGGAGGCGGCGAGCGTCCTGTTCCTGTCGCCGCACACCGTCGACAGTCATCTCCGGCGGGTGTTCTCGAAGCTCGACATCAACAGTCGCGTCGAACTGACCAAGCACTTCATCGCGCACGAGGCCTTCCCACCGGTACTGGCCGTCGCGCACCACCCGGCGTCCGCCGGCTGA
- a CDS encoding polyprenyl synthetase family protein encodes MTVSYLGAAADVAAVDAALRDFFTERRAEAEALGPDLAAMVAELEGYVLRGGKRIRPAFAWLGWLGAGGDPHDPAATAVLSACAGFELLHAACLIHDDIIDASRTRRGHPAAHVAYAERHRARRFSGDPDAFGTGTAILIGDLALIWADVLVRASGLSADAHARVSPVWCAVRSEVMYGQLLDLVSQASDDEDVDAALRVDQYKTASYTVERPLQFGAAIAGADADLVAAYRAFGADIGIAFQLRDDLLGVFGDPTVTGKPSGDDLREGKRTVLLATALERADAHDPADAAFLRATVGTDLSDEELARARAILVGVGAVEHIEGQIALRFDRAMAVLAASTATSAAKHQLAEMAIKATQRAQ; translated from the coding sequence ATGACCGTCAGCTATCTCGGGGCGGCTGCGGACGTGGCTGCTGTCGATGCCGCGCTCAGGGACTTCTTCACCGAACGCCGCGCCGAAGCCGAGGCGCTCGGTCCGGACCTCGCGGCGATGGTCGCGGAACTCGAGGGCTACGTTCTGCGCGGCGGCAAACGCATCCGGCCGGCCTTCGCCTGGTTGGGCTGGCTCGGCGCCGGCGGTGATCCCCACGACCCGGCCGCCACGGCGGTGCTGAGCGCCTGTGCGGGATTCGAGCTGCTGCACGCGGCGTGCCTGATCCACGACGACATCATCGACGCGTCCCGGACCCGCCGTGGCCATCCCGCCGCGCACGTGGCATACGCCGAGCGGCATCGGGCGCGGCGGTTCTCCGGTGACCCCGACGCCTTCGGCACGGGCACCGCCATCCTGATCGGGGACCTGGCCCTGATCTGGGCCGACGTCCTGGTCCGCGCCTCCGGGCTGTCGGCGGACGCGCACGCCCGGGTCTCCCCGGTCTGGTGCGCGGTCCGCTCGGAGGTCATGTACGGCCAACTCCTCGACCTGGTCAGCCAGGCGAGCGACGACGAGGACGTCGACGCGGCACTGCGCGTCGACCAGTACAAGACGGCCTCGTACACGGTGGAACGCCCGCTGCAGTTCGGTGCCGCGATCGCCGGCGCGGACGCCGACCTGGTCGCGGCCTATCGGGCGTTCGGGGCCGACATCGGGATCGCGTTCCAGCTCCGCGACGACCTGCTCGGCGTGTTCGGCGACCCGACGGTGACCGGCAAGCCGTCCGGCGACGACCTGCGCGAGGGCAAGCGAACGGTGCTGCTGGCGACGGCGCTCGAGCGGGCGGACGCCCACGACCCGGCGGATGCGGCGTTCCTCCGGGCGACGGTCGGCACCGACCTCTCCGACGAGGAACTGGCCCGCGCCCGGGCCATCCTGGTCGGCGTCGGTGCCGTCGAGCACATCGAAGGGCAGATCGCGCTCCGCTTCGACCGGGCCATGGCCGTGCTGGCGGCCAGCACCGCCACCAGCGCCGCGAAACACCAGCTCGCCGAGATGGCGATCAAGGCAACGCAGCGGGCCCAGTGA
- a CDS encoding mevalonate kinase → MSPTNPLTFAGRASSAGDPGVAHGRTDAPSTAHGRTDAPDAVPGGPGGPGAAPGRVGVGRAHGKAILLGEHAVVYGAPALVIPVPQLTVTATATRIPADGADRISFAMTGPGTTSVTPLANDGLQHLVAEFKERAAVVERMCADVLIDSAIPQGRGLGSSAACARAAVLALAEVFDRRLDARTVFDLVQASERVAHGRASGIDALATGATAPLLFHTGTARELPVAMLGQCPAHPPERADGHADEGHPDRIARAGRQAPVSTSFDGLFVIADSGVGGSTKDAVELVRHRFEREAETQEAFVRQVSSLTRAALRDLTVGRLPDFGARLTENHRLLREIGISTDRIDALVGAALAAGSLGAKITGGGLGGCMIALAEDPRRAETVVRGLHEAGAIRTWVVPTGRFASHGH, encoded by the coding sequence ATGTCACCGACGAATCCACTCACGTTCGCCGGCCGCGCCAGCTCCGCCGGCGATCCGGGCGTCGCCCACGGCCGCACCGATGCCCCGAGTACGGCCCACGGCCGTACCGATGCCCCGGACGCCGTGCCCGGTGGTCCCGGTGGCCCGGGTGCCGCGCCCGGCCGGGTCGGCGTCGGCCGCGCCCACGGCAAGGCCATCCTGCTCGGGGAACACGCCGTCGTGTACGGCGCTCCGGCGCTGGTCATTCCGGTTCCGCAGTTGACGGTCACCGCGACCGCGACGCGAATCCCGGCTGACGGCGCGGACCGGATCTCCTTCGCGATGACGGGACCGGGAACCACGTCGGTGACACCACTGGCCAACGACGGCCTGCAACACCTGGTGGCGGAGTTCAAGGAGCGGGCTGCCGTCGTCGAGCGCATGTGCGCCGACGTGCTCATCGACAGCGCGATCCCGCAGGGTCGTGGACTCGGTTCCAGTGCCGCGTGCGCCCGAGCGGCCGTGCTGGCACTCGCGGAGGTCTTCGACCGCCGGCTCGACGCGCGAACGGTGTTCGATCTGGTGCAGGCTTCGGAACGGGTGGCGCACGGCCGGGCGAGCGGCATCGACGCGCTCGCCACCGGTGCGACGGCTCCCCTCCTCTTCCACACCGGCACCGCCCGGGAACTGCCCGTCGCCATGCTGGGGCAGTGCCCCGCGCACCCACCGGAGCGGGCCGACGGTCACGCCGACGAGGGCCACCCCGACCGGATCGCGCGTGCCGGCCGTCAGGCGCCCGTCTCCACCAGCTTCGACGGGCTGTTCGTCATCGCGGACAGCGGTGTCGGCGGCAGCACCAAGGACGCCGTGGAGCTGGTACGGCACCGGTTCGAGCGCGAGGCGGAGACGCAGGAGGCCTTCGTACGTCAGGTGTCGAGCCTGACCCGGGCGGCCCTGCGCGACCTCACCGTCGGCCGGTTGCCCGACTTTGGCGCGCGGCTGACCGAGAACCACCGGCTGCTCCGCGAGATCGGGATCAGCACGGATCGGATCGACGCGCTGGTCGGCGCCGCGCTCGCGGCCGGCAGTCTGGGCGCCAAGATCACCGGCGGCGGGTTGGGTGGCTGCATGATCGCGCTGGCCGAGGACCCCCGCCGGGCGGAGACGGTCGTGCGGGGCCTGCACGAAGCCGGCGCCATCCGGACCTGGGTCGTACCGACGGGGAGGTTCGCGAGTCATGGCCATTGA
- the mvaD gene encoding diphosphomevalonate decarboxylase → MAIDHQMTPAGPAGQVLDPGATAVAHPNIALIKYWGKRDEQLMIPYVDSLSMTLDVFPTTTTVRLSPEAPADSVTLDGSPAEGEQRRRVVAFLDLVRELAGRTEPAEVDTRNAVPTGAGLASSASGFAALALAGAAAYGLDLDPTALSRLARRGSVSAARSIFGDFAICHAGRGTSEDADLDSYAEPVPVPDFDPALVIALVDAGPKAVSSRAAMRRTVETSPLYRSWATSSAADLTEMRVALRRGDLDAVGEIAERNALGMHATMLAARPAVRYLSPATVAVLDRVGWLRANGVPAYATMDAGPNVKVLCHRTDAARVAEALRDAAPGCSVVTARRGPGARLRTGAER, encoded by the coding sequence ATGGCCATTGACCACCAGATGACGCCGGCCGGACCGGCTGGGCAGGTCCTCGACCCCGGCGCGACCGCCGTCGCCCATCCGAACATCGCGCTGATCAAGTACTGGGGCAAGCGCGACGAGCAACTCATGATCCCGTACGTCGACAGCCTGTCGATGACCCTGGACGTCTTCCCGACGACCACCACCGTCCGGCTCAGTCCCGAGGCACCGGCCGACAGCGTCACGCTCGACGGATCGCCTGCGGAGGGGGAACAGCGGCGGCGCGTCGTCGCCTTCCTGGACCTGGTCCGGGAGTTGGCGGGGCGTACCGAACCGGCCGAGGTCGACACCCGCAACGCCGTACCCACCGGAGCGGGTCTGGCGTCCTCGGCGAGTGGCTTCGCCGCGTTGGCCCTCGCCGGCGCCGCCGCGTACGGCCTCGACCTCGACCCCACCGCGCTGTCCCGCCTGGCCCGGCGCGGGTCCGTGTCGGCCGCCCGGTCGATCTTCGGTGACTTCGCGATCTGCCACGCGGGCCGGGGGACCAGCGAGGACGCGGACCTCGACTCCTACGCCGAGCCGGTGCCGGTCCCGGACTTCGACCCGGCGCTGGTGATCGCGCTGGTGGACGCCGGCCCCAAGGCCGTGTCCAGCCGCGCCGCCATGCGGCGAACCGTCGAGACCTCCCCGCTCTACCGGTCGTGGGCGACCTCGAGCGCGGCCGACCTGACCGAGATGCGGGTGGCGCTGCGACGTGGCGATCTCGACGCGGTGGGAGAGATCGCCGAGCGGAACGCCCTCGGCATGCACGCGACGATGCTGGCCGCACGGCCGGCGGTGCGCTACCTGTCGCCGGCCACCGTGGCCGTGCTCGACCGCGTCGGGTGGCTACGAGCGAACGGGGTACCGGCCTACGCGACCATGGACGCCGGGCCGAACGTCAAGGTGCTCTGCCACCGCACGGATGCCGCCCGGGTGGCCGAGGCGCTGCGCGACGCCGCCCCGGGGTGCTCGGTGGTCACCGCCCGGCGCGGGCCGGGCGCCCGCCTGCGAACGGGGGCCGAGCGGTGA
- a CDS encoding phosphomevalonate kinase, protein MTGRGTVRRHAPGKLFVAGEYAVVEPGHPAILVAVDRQVTVTVSGAGAGAGAGAEAGAEAGAGAEAGDADVVVESDLCPGRTRLRRGADGLGGLDADHGQPVPDRLGHVVSAIDVVDELLTGRGLPTSPIHVSISSRLHRDGTKFGLGSSGAVTVAVVTAVAAYHGVELSPDARFRLAMLATARRDPGSSGGDLAASVWGGWIAYHAPDRVAVLVLAQRRGIEEALRAPWPGFAVRRLPPPRGLALQVGWTGQPVSTAALAGRLRTGQWPGSTSQRSFLARSDECVRAAIRALDRGDDHELLHQVRDARQVLAELDDEVRLGIFTTRLTALCDAAESVGGAAKPSGAGGGDCGIALLDGTAEREISQLHKEWAAAGVLPMPIHVQPTNGSTE, encoded by the coding sequence GTGACCGGCCGGGGCACGGTCCGCCGGCACGCGCCCGGCAAGCTCTTCGTCGCCGGCGAGTACGCGGTGGTGGAACCGGGCCACCCGGCGATCCTGGTGGCGGTGGATCGGCAGGTCACCGTCACCGTGTCCGGAGCCGGAGCCGGAGCCGGAGCCGGAGCCGAAGCCGGAGCCGAAGCCGGAGCCGGAGCCGAAGCCGGGGACGCCGACGTCGTGGTCGAATCCGATCTCTGCCCGGGGCGGACGCGACTGCGCCGGGGCGCCGACGGGCTGGGCGGGCTCGACGCGGACCACGGGCAGCCGGTGCCCGACCGCCTCGGCCACGTGGTGTCGGCGATCGACGTGGTCGACGAGCTGCTGACCGGGCGCGGACTGCCCACGTCCCCGATCCACGTCTCGATCTCCAGTCGGCTGCACCGGGACGGGACCAAGTTCGGCCTGGGGTCGAGCGGCGCGGTGACCGTCGCCGTGGTGACGGCGGTGGCCGCGTACCACGGCGTGGAGCTGTCGCCCGACGCGCGGTTCCGGCTGGCGATGCTGGCGACGGCGCGGCGCGATCCCGGCTCCTCCGGCGGCGATCTCGCCGCGAGCGTCTGGGGCGGGTGGATCGCCTACCACGCGCCCGACCGGGTCGCTGTGCTCGTCCTCGCGCAGCGCCGGGGCATCGAGGAGGCGTTGCGGGCACCGTGGCCGGGGTTCGCCGTACGCCGGCTGCCCCCGCCGCGCGGGCTTGCGCTACAGGTGGGCTGGACGGGACAACCGGTCAGCACCGCCGCGCTGGCCGGGCGGTTGCGCACCGGCCAGTGGCCGGGCAGTACGTCCCAACGGAGCTTCCTGGCGCGCAGCGACGAGTGCGTGCGGGCCGCGATCCGCGCGCTGGACCGGGGCGACGACCACGAGTTGCTGCACCAGGTCCGTGATGCCCGCCAGGTGCTCGCCGAGCTGGACGACGAGGTTCGGCTGGGCATCTTCACGACCAGGCTGACCGCGCTGTGCGACGCCGCCGAGAGCGTCGGCGGGGCGGCCAAACCCTCGGGTGCCGGGGGCGGCGACTGCGGCATCGCGTTGCTGGACGGCACGGCGGAGCGGGAGATCTCGCAACTACACAAGGAGTGGGCCGCCGCAGGGGTGCTCCCCATGCCGATTCATGTCCAGCCGACGAACGGGAGCACGGAATGA
- the fni gene encoding type 2 isopentenyl-diphosphate Delta-isomerase, whose amino-acid sequence MIANRKDDHVRFATEQQRQLGGHHQFDEVSFVHHALAGLDRSEVSLTTRFGGLEWPVPLCINAMTGGSVKTGLINRDLAIAARETGVPIATGSMSAYFADESVAHTFSVMRRENPTGFIMANVNATASVEKARRAVDLLQADALQIHLNVIQETVMPEGDRSFASWGPRIEKIVAGVDVPVIVKEVGFGLSRETLSTLRDLGVRVADVAGSGGTNFARIENDRRDRADYSFLNGWGQSTPACLLDAQGVDIPVLASGGIRHPLDVVRGLALGASAAGVSGLFLKTVLDGGVPALVALISRWLDQLAALMTALGARTPADLARCDVLVHGELRAFCADRGIETSRLATRSRSYGTTHETIGGIR is encoded by the coding sequence ATGATCGCCAACCGCAAGGACGACCACGTCCGGTTCGCCACCGAGCAGCAACGCCAACTCGGCGGACACCACCAGTTCGACGAGGTGTCCTTCGTCCACCACGCCCTGGCTGGCCTCGACCGGTCCGAGGTGTCCCTGACCACCCGGTTCGGTGGCCTCGAATGGCCGGTGCCACTGTGCATCAACGCGATGACCGGCGGCAGCGTCAAGACCGGTCTCATCAACCGCGACCTGGCGATCGCCGCCCGCGAGACCGGGGTCCCCATCGCGACGGGCTCCATGAGCGCGTACTTCGCCGACGAGTCGGTGGCGCACACCTTCAGCGTGATGCGCCGGGAGAACCCGACCGGGTTCATCATGGCGAACGTCAACGCGACCGCCTCCGTCGAGAAGGCGCGGCGGGCCGTCGACCTGTTGCAGGCCGACGCCCTCCAGATCCACCTGAACGTCATCCAGGAGACGGTGATGCCGGAGGGCGACCGGTCGTTCGCCTCGTGGGGGCCGCGGATCGAGAAGATCGTGGCCGGCGTCGACGTCCCGGTGATCGTCAAGGAGGTCGGCTTCGGGCTGAGCCGCGAAACCCTGTCGACGCTGCGGGACCTGGGCGTACGGGTGGCCGACGTCGCCGGCAGCGGCGGTACGAACTTCGCGCGCATCGAGAACGACCGGCGGGACCGGGCCGACTACTCCTTCCTCAACGGCTGGGGCCAGTCCACGCCCGCGTGCCTGCTGGACGCCCAGGGCGTCGATATCCCGGTGCTGGCCTCCGGCGGGATCCGCCATCCGCTGGACGTGGTGCGGGGACTGGCGCTCGGCGCGTCCGCCGCCGGGGTGTCCGGCCTGTTCCTCAAGACGGTGCTGGACGGCGGCGTGCCCGCGCTGGTGGCGCTGATCTCCCGGTGGCTCGACCAACTGGCCGCCCTGATGACCGCGCTGGGCGCGCGGACCCCGGCCGACCTGGCCCGATGCGACGTGCTGGTCCATGGCGAACTGCGCGCGTTCTGCGCCGACCGGGGAATCGAGACCAGCCGGCTCGCCACCCGTTCCAGGTCTTACGGCACCACCCACGAGACGATTGGAGGCATCCGTTGA